In the genome of Taeniopygia guttata chromosome 26, bTaeGut7.mat, whole genome shotgun sequence, one region contains:
- the LOC751972 gene encoding RH2 opsin has protein sequence MNGTEGINFYVPMSNKTGVVRSPFEYPQYYLAEPWKYRLVCCYIFFLISTGFPINFLTLLVTFKHKKLRQPLNYILVNLAVADLCMACFGFTVTFYTAWNGYFVFGPIGCAVEGFFATLGGQVALWSLVVLAIERYIVICKPMGNFRFSASHALMGIAFTWVMAISCAAPPLFGWSRYIPEGMQCSCGPDYYTHNPDFHNESYVLYMFVIHFIIPVVIIFFSYGRLVCKVREAAAQQQESATTQKAEKEVTRMVILMVLGFMLAWTPYAVVAFWIFTNKGADFTATLMAVPAFFSKSSSLYNPIIYVLMNKQFRNCMITTICCGKNPFGDEETSSTVSQSKTEVSSVSSSQVSPA, from the exons atgAACGGGACGGAGGGGATCAATTTTTACGTGCCTATGTCCAACAAGACGGGGGTGGTGCGGAGCCCCTTCGAGTACCCGCAGTACTACCTGGCCGAGCCCTGGAAATACCGCCTCGTGTGCTGCTACATCTTCTTCCTCATCTCCACCGGCTTCCCCATCAACTTCCTCACCCTCCTGGTCACCTTCAAGCACAAGAAGCTCCGGCAGCCCCTCAACTACATCCTGGTCAACCTGGCGGTGGCTGACCTGTGCATGGCCTGCTTTGGTTTCACCGTCACCTTCTACACTGCCTGGAACGGCTACTTCGTGTTCGGCCCCATCGGCTGCGCCGTGGAGGGATTCTTTGCCACGCTGGGAG GCCAGGTCGCCCTGTGGTCCCTGGTTGTCCTGGCCATCGAGCGCTACATTGTCATCTGCAAGCCCATGGGCAACTTCCGCTTCTCCGCCAGCCACGCCTTGATGGGCATCGCTTTCACCTGGGTCATGGCCATCTCCTGCGCCGCCCCGCCGCTCTTCGGCTGGTCCAG GTACATCCCGGAGGGAATGCAGTGCTCCTGCGGGCCCGACTACTACACCCACAACCCCGACTTCCACAACGAGTCCTACGTGCTCTACATGTTCGTCATCCACTTCATCATCCCCGTCGTCATCATCTTCTTCTCCTACGGACGCCTGGTGTGCAAAGTCCGGGAG gcagctgcccagcagcaggagtcGGCCACCACCCAGAAGGCGGAGAAGGAGGTGACGCGGATGGTGATCCTCATGGTGCTGGGCTTCATGCTGGCCTGGACGCCCTACGCCGTGGTGGCGTTCTGGATCTTCACCAACAAGGGCGCCGACTTCACGGCCACGCTGATGGCAGTGCCTGCCTTCTTCTCCAAGAGCTCCTCCCTCTACAACCCCATCATCTACGTGCTCATGAACAAACAG ttCCGTAACTGCATGATCACCACAATCTGCTGCGGCAAGAACCCCTTTGGGGATGAAGAAACCTCCTCCACCGTATCCCAGAGCAAGACCGAGGTCTCCTCCGTCTCCTCCAGCCAAGTATCACCCGCATAG
- the MLN gene encoding promotilin isoform X1, whose amino-acid sequence MVSRKVVASLLLVSLLSVLAEQTQGFMPFFTQSDFQKMQLQEKERNKAGQKKSLSLLQQLEEEGFSEQSGVDANAAKTLQQALPVRAWLTPRQLEKYQDVLEKLLAELLQDTPDAD is encoded by the exons ATGGTTTCGAGGAAGGTGGTGGCCAGTTTGCTgctggtgtccctgctgtccgTGCTGGCTGAGCAGACCCAAGGCTTCATGCCCTTTTTCACCCAGAGTGACTTCCAGAAAATGCAG ctgcaggaaaaggagaggaacaAGGCAGGGCAGAAGAAATCCCTGAgcttgctgcagcagctggaggaggaaggtttctctgagcaatctggtGTGGATGCCAATGCAGCCAAGACCCTCCAG CAGGCCCTTCCTGTCAGAGCTTGGCTTACCCCAAGGCAGCTGGAAAAATACCAAGATGTCCTGGAGAaactgctggcagagctgttaCAGGACACCCCAGATG CTGACTGA
- the MLN gene encoding promotilin isoform X2 translates to MVSRKVVASLLLVSLLSVLAEQTQGFMPFFTQSDFQKMQLQEKERNKAGQKKSLSLLQQLEEEGFSEQSGVDANAAKTLQALPVRAWLTPRQLEKYQDVLEKLLAELLQDTPDAD, encoded by the exons ATGGTTTCGAGGAAGGTGGTGGCCAGTTTGCTgctggtgtccctgctgtccgTGCTGGCTGAGCAGACCCAAGGCTTCATGCCCTTTTTCACCCAGAGTGACTTCCAGAAAATGCAG ctgcaggaaaaggagaggaacaAGGCAGGGCAGAAGAAATCCCTGAgcttgctgcagcagctggaggaggaaggtttctctgagcaatctggtGTGGATGCCAATGCAGCCAAGACCCTCCAG GCCCTTCCTGTCAGAGCTTGGCTTACCCCAAGGCAGCTGGAAAAATACCAAGATGTCCTGGAGAaactgctggcagagctgttaCAGGACACCCCAGATG CTGACTGA